One Lysinibacillus sp. OF-1 DNA segment encodes these proteins:
- a CDS encoding KinB-signaling pathway activation protein yields the protein MTIRNWAKFFFFAMLVGGAVNGVFSLFIRWEFFQPYIANGQWGEFFAGLLWMVFLGFTMSVIAQAGFFAYLTLHQVGVNIFRTLTLWNWVQLLLIAITIFDIIFFRFIPGVKDGQSWLFYVGLLIVLIFGAIATAVQKVKLTGKKHVMISALFFMIVITTLEWTIALMGRDENINEYVALLLFPLLAVNAYQLLVLPKYNAKSDEDRQKLEARRKARREQAKNA from the coding sequence GTGACGATACGAAATTGGGCAAAGTTTTTCTTCTTTGCAATGCTCGTTGGTGGTGCAGTCAACGGAGTTTTTAGTTTATTTATTCGCTGGGAATTTTTCCAACCATACATAGCAAATGGTCAATGGGGCGAATTTTTCGCTGGACTTTTATGGATGGTTTTCTTAGGGTTTACCATGAGTGTTATAGCACAAGCTGGTTTTTTTGCTTATTTAACACTTCATCAAGTAGGTGTTAATATTTTTAGAACACTGACATTATGGAATTGGGTACAGCTATTATTAATTGCCATAACGATTTTCGATATTATATTCTTCCGCTTTATTCCTGGTGTGAAGGATGGACAAAGCTGGTTGTTCTACGTTGGATTATTAATTGTTCTAATATTTGGTGCAATAGCAACAGCTGTTCAAAAAGTAAAATTAACGGGGAAAAAGCATGTAATGATTTCGGCTCTATTCTTTATGATTGTCATTACAACGCTGGAATGGACAATTGCATTAATGGGTCGTGATGAAAATATTAATGAATATGTTGCGCTTTTATTATTCCCATTATTGGCTGTTAATGCGTATCAACTATTAGTATTGCCTAAATATAATGCAAAATCCGATGAAGATCGTCAAAAATTAGAAGCACGCCGCAAAGCTCGTCGTGAACAGGCTAAAAATGCATAA
- the gerD gene encoding spore germination lipoprotein GerD yields MRKFTLLLILMLFLSACSQDKTSTMSYDEIKKIMIDSLQTEDGKKALRQLLEEPSFRELLILEHDEVKKATEETLLSKEAEDFWKKTFEDPKFKETVAKSMQKQQQDIMKDLIKDPTFQKDMEAFFGQPDMQKQLETILKSSNMRKQMEQVVKETIESPLMQSKWQELIKKSGETGSSGSGDKKEASGESDGGSDKEQKSTE; encoded by the coding sequence ATGCGAAAATTCACCTTATTATTGATTCTAATGCTTTTTCTTTCTGCCTGTTCACAAGATAAAACCTCTACCATGTCCTATGATGAAATAAAAAAAATCATGATTGACTCTTTGCAAACAGAGGATGGTAAAAAGGCATTGCGACAGCTTTTGGAGGAGCCAAGTTTCCGTGAGCTTTTGATTTTAGAGCATGATGAAGTGAAAAAGGCTACTGAGGAAACATTACTTTCCAAGGAAGCAGAAGACTTTTGGAAGAAAACCTTTGAAGATCCAAAATTTAAAGAAACTGTTGCAAAAAGCATGCAAAAACAGCAACAGGATATTATGAAGGACTTAATAAAAGATCCGACTTTCCAAAAGGATATGGAGGCCTTTTTTGGGCAACCCGATATGCAAAAGCAGCTAGAGACCATCCTAAAATCATCCAATATGCGCAAGCAAATGGAGCAAGTGGTAAAGGAAACGATCGAAAGCCCTTTAATGCAATCTAAATGGCAGGAACTTATTAAAAAGAGTGGCGAAACGGGTTCATCAGGAAGTGGCGATAAGAAAGAAGCTAGTGGTGAAAGTGATGGCGGATCGGATAAGGAGCAAAAAAGTACTGAGTAA
- a CDS encoding P-loop NTPase: MITEQQVREILGQLQDPFLHKSLAETDGITNVAIKEEKNHVSVKIAIAKLNTPEQLQLQMKVVEVLKEAGANTVGIRFEELSTEKLQSFRGTATESEAQDILSPLSTVQVISIASGKGGVGKSTVSVNLAVALARLGKKVGLIDADIYGFSVPDMMGVTDMPKVVDNRIFPVDRLGVKMISMGFFVENNAPIVWRGPMLGKVLDQFFRDVEWGELDYLLLDLPPGTGDVALDIHQMLPSSKEIVVTTPHPTAAFVAARAGAMALQTDHEILGVIENMAWFESKSGDREFVFGQGGGPKLADELRTELLGQIPLGQPDWTEEDFAPSVYAEKHTTGQIYLDIATKIIDKLSK; encoded by the coding sequence GTGATTACTGAACAACAAGTACGAGAAATACTAGGACAACTACAAGATCCATTTTTACATAAATCGCTTGCAGAAACAGATGGTATTACAAACGTAGCAATAAAAGAAGAAAAAAATCATGTTAGTGTAAAAATTGCGATCGCTAAATTAAATACACCTGAACAGCTACAGCTACAAATGAAGGTTGTTGAGGTATTGAAAGAAGCGGGTGCAAATACGGTTGGCATTCGTTTTGAAGAACTATCAACAGAAAAATTACAAAGCTTCCGTGGCACTGCAACAGAGTCAGAAGCACAAGATATTTTATCTCCACTAAGCACAGTACAAGTGATTTCAATTGCTTCTGGTAAAGGGGGAGTAGGTAAATCTACAGTATCAGTTAACTTAGCTGTTGCTTTAGCTCGTCTAGGAAAGAAGGTCGGATTAATCGACGCCGATATTTATGGCTTTAGTGTGCCCGATATGATGGGTGTGACGGATATGCCTAAAGTAGTTGACAATCGTATTTTCCCCGTAGATCGCTTGGGTGTAAAAATGATTTCAATGGGCTTCTTTGTGGAAAACAACGCACCGATTGTATGGCGTGGTCCAATGCTAGGTAAAGTATTAGATCAGTTTTTCCGTGATGTTGAATGGGGAGAGCTAGACTATCTACTATTAGATTTACCTCCAGGCACAGGTGACGTAGCATTAGATATCCATCAAATGCTACCATCATCAAAAGAAATTGTTGTCACAACACCGCATCCGACAGCAGCATTTGTTGCAGCTCGTGCAGGAGCAATGGCTCTTCAAACAGACCATGAAATTTTAGGTGTTATCGAAAATATGGCTTGGTTTGAATCTAAATCAGGTGATCGAGAATTTGTCTTTGGACAAGGAGGCGGACCTAAGCTAGCTGATGAATTACGTACAGAGCTGCTTGGGCAGATCCCGCTTGGTCAACCCGATTGGACAGAAGAAGATTTTGCTCCGTCTGTTTATGCTGAGAAACATACGACAGGACAAATTTATTTAGACATCGCGACGAAAATCATTGATAAATTAAGTAAATAA
- a CDS encoding N-acetylmuramoyl-L-alanine amidase, with amino-acid sequence MKRWLALGVIMLMSIVVVAYETNASDRNFFLPDPLGGIKIVIDAGHGGEDGGASKGEVIEKEITLAIAQHVEKKLKKKGATVVMTRTKNGDVIDEHAPSEKYGTLRERKKQDIFLRKDIVEKEKPDVFITIHANAIPETKWRGAQVFYHKEGHADGEILAKSIQQSIRTNLKNTDREALSIKQIYLLKKVEVPAALVETGFISNDEERALLIDKNYQEKMADAIVEGIEEYLLAKIE; translated from the coding sequence GTGAAGCGCTGGCTTGCACTAGGAGTAATTATGCTTATGAGTATAGTGGTCGTGGCATATGAAACAAATGCTTCGGACCGTAACTTCTTCTTACCAGACCCACTTGGTGGCATCAAAATTGTCATTGATGCAGGGCATGGTGGTGAGGACGGAGGAGCTTCAAAGGGCGAAGTAATTGAAAAGGAAATTACACTTGCAATTGCTCAGCATGTGGAGAAGAAATTAAAGAAAAAAGGCGCAACAGTCGTAATGACGCGAACAAAAAATGGGGATGTGATTGATGAGCATGCGCCGTCGGAAAAATATGGAACTTTAAGAGAGCGGAAAAAGCAGGATATTTTCTTAAGAAAGGATATCGTTGAAAAAGAAAAGCCTGATGTATTTATTACAATTCATGCAAATGCTATACCCGAAACAAAATGGCGTGGTGCACAGGTGTTTTATCATAAGGAAGGACATGCCGATGGCGAAATTCTTGCCAAGAGTATTCAACAATCCATTCGCACTAATCTAAAAAATACAGACCGAGAAGCTTTGTCTATTAAGCAAATTTATTTACTGAAGAAAGTAGAAGTCCCTGCAGCATTAGTAGAGACTGGTTTTATCAGTAATGATGAAGAACGAGCATTATTAATCGATAAGAACTACCAGGAAAAAATGGCAGATGCCATAGTTGAAGGTATAGAAGAGTATTTATTAGCTAAGATTGAGTAG
- the rpsI gene encoding 30S ribosomal protein S9: MAQVQYIGTGRRKSSVARVRLVPGTGKIVINKREIEEYVPFAALREVIKQPLVATETTGSYDIHVNVNGGGYTGQAGAVRHGIARALLQVDPDFRAALKSAGLLTRDSRMKERKKPGLRGARRAPQFSKR, encoded by the coding sequence TTGGCACAAGTTCAATACATCGGCACTGGTCGCCGTAAAAGCTCTGTAGCTCGCGTACGTTTAGTACCAGGTACAGGTAAAATTGTTATCAATAAACGTGAAATCGAAGAATACGTACCATTCGCTGCATTACGCGAAGTAATTAAACAACCATTAGTAGCTACTGAAACTACAGGAAGCTATGATATCCACGTAAACGTTAACGGTGGTGGATACACTGGTCAAGCTGGTGCTGTTCGTCACGGTATCGCTCGTGCTCTACTTCAAGTAGACCCAGATTTCCGTGCTGCATTAAAATCAGCTGGATTACTTACTCGTGATTCACGCATGAAAGAACGTAAAAAACCAGGTCTACGCGGCGCTCGTCGTGCACCTCAGTTCTCAAAACGTTAA
- the rplM gene encoding 50S ribosomal protein L13: MRTTFMAKGHEVDRKWLVVDAEGQTLGRLASEVAAILRGKHKPTFTPNVDTGDHVIIINADKIHLTGNKLEGKLYRHHTQFAGGLKTRTAGEMLDKYPTRMIELAVKGMLPKNSLGRKMFTKLNVYTGTEHPHAAQKPEAYELRG; this comes from the coding sequence ATGCGTACAACATTCATGGCTAAAGGTCACGAAGTAGACCGTAAATGGTTAGTAGTTGATGCAGAAGGCCAAACTCTTGGACGTTTAGCTTCTGAAGTAGCTGCAATCTTACGTGGTAAACATAAACCAACATTCACACCAAACGTTGACACAGGTGATCACGTAATCATCATCAACGCTGACAAAATCCATTTAACTGGTAACAAATTAGAGGGTAAACTTTACCGTCACCATACTCAATTTGCAGGTGGTTTAAAAACGCGTACTGCTGGTGAAATGCTAGATAAGTACCCAACAAGAATGATCGAATTAGCAGTTAAAGGAATGCTTCCTAAAAACTCTTTAGGTCGCAAAATGTTCACTAAACTTAACGTTTATACTGGAACAGAGCATCCACATGCTGCACAAAAACCAGAAGCATACGAGCTTCGCGGATAA
- the truA gene encoding tRNA pseudouridine(38-40) synthase TruA, protein MRRLKVIISYDGTLFSGYQVQPGERTVQAELERVLSIMHKGEKIKVTASGRTDARVHATGQTLHFDTPLAIPVDKYSKALNVQLPRDIRVQSVEEVAHDFHARYSVTGKRYRYIWSCEPIQSPFRRYYTVETSGVKPNVEAMQEAAKAIVGTHDFSCFCAANTSVKDKIRTVTTLQFEWHGEELHMVIEGNGFLYNMVRIIAGTLWEVGVGRRTIDNVALVVASEDRDKAGKTAPPQGLYLEKVFY, encoded by the coding sequence ATGCGACGATTAAAAGTAATTATAAGCTATGATGGAACGCTTTTTTCTGGCTATCAAGTACAGCCTGGAGAGCGCACAGTACAGGCTGAGCTTGAGCGTGTACTGTCCATTATGCATAAAGGAGAAAAGATTAAGGTAACTGCAAGTGGACGTACAGATGCAAGAGTTCATGCTACAGGACAAACATTGCATTTCGATACACCTCTTGCCATTCCAGTTGACAAGTATAGCAAGGCTTTGAATGTGCAACTACCAAGAGATATTCGCGTACAATCGGTAGAGGAAGTGGCACATGACTTTCATGCACGCTATAGTGTGACAGGGAAGCGCTATCGCTATATTTGGTCTTGTGAGCCTATCCAAAGCCCATTTCGCAGATATTACACAGTCGAGACAAGTGGCGTCAAACCTAATGTAGAGGCGATGCAAGAGGCAGCTAAGGCTATCGTTGGTACACATGACTTTTCATGCTTTTGTGCAGCGAATACAAGTGTGAAGGATAAAATACGTACTGTCACGACACTGCAATTTGAATGGCATGGAGAAGAACTTCATATGGTGATTGAAGGCAATGGTTTCTTATATAATATGGTGCGTATTATTGCAGGTACACTTTGGGAGGTTGGCGTAGGTCGCCGCACGATTGACAATGTGGCACTTGTAGTCGCCTCTGAAGATCGCGATAAAGCAGGAAAAACCGCGCCACCACAAGGGTTATACTTAGAAAAAGTGTTCTATTAG
- a CDS encoding energy-coupling factor transporter transmembrane component T family protein translates to MMEKMIFGRFLPGDSPVHKLDPRSKLIFVFAFIIIVFLANNTVTYAMLLAFTLLIVLVSRIRLYFLINGLKPVLFLMAFTFLLHIFMTKEGVPVFESKFITIYDEGIRRGIFISVRFLVLVFMTSILTLTTSPISITDGIEVLLNPLKAIKVPVHELALMMSISLRFIPTLMDETDKIMKAQMARGSDLSSGPIKDRIKAVVPLLVPLFVSAFKRAEDLATAMEVRGYRGGEGRTRYRRLKWDMGDTFALVLLVAIGVLLFFYRS, encoded by the coding sequence ATGATGGAAAAAATGATCTTTGGACGCTTCCTACCAGGTGACTCACCTGTGCATAAACTAGATCCACGATCAAAACTAATCTTTGTTTTTGCCTTTATTATTATTGTGTTTTTGGCCAACAATACAGTGACGTATGCTATGCTACTAGCATTTACGCTCTTGATTGTATTAGTATCACGTATTCGTCTGTATTTTTTAATTAATGGTCTCAAACCGGTTCTCTTTTTAATGGCTTTCACATTTCTTCTTCATATATTTATGACGAAGGAAGGCGTCCCTGTTTTCGAGTCAAAGTTTATCACGATATACGATGAAGGAATTAGGCGAGGAATATTTATTTCGGTACGTTTTCTAGTATTAGTATTTATGACATCTATCTTAACGTTAACGACATCACCGATCTCCATTACAGATGGTATTGAGGTTCTTTTAAATCCATTAAAAGCAATAAAAGTACCAGTTCATGAATTGGCTTTGATGATGTCCATTTCCTTACGTTTCATACCAACTTTAATGGATGAGACAGATAAGATTATGAAGGCACAAATGGCCCGAGGCTCAGATTTATCCTCTGGACCAATAAAAGATCGTATAAAGGCAGTAGTGCCATTGTTAGTACCACTTTTTGTCAGTGCATTTAAAAGAGCTGAGGATCTAGCAACTGCGATGGAAGTAAGAGGCTATCGTGGTGGTGAAGGTCGTACAAGGTACCGTAGGCTAAAATGGGATATGGGTGACACATTTGCACTTGTGTTACTAGTAGCAATAGGCGTATTGCTATTCTTTTATAGAAGTTAA
- a CDS encoding energy-coupling factor ABC transporter ATP-binding protein, whose product MDIKLQQISYAYAQGTPFEKRALFDVDFDIPSHTYQAIIGHTGSGKSTILQHFNALLRPTSGEVHIGDRLIVAGKKAKDLKAVRQKVGIVFQFPEHQLFEETVLKDIMFGPMNFGVSEKEAEARARELVSLVGLPNNVLEKSPFDLSGGQMRRVAIAGVLAMDPEVIVLDEPTAGLDPRGQKEIMDMFYQLHQDRRLTTILVTHSMEDAARYADNIVIMHEGKNVLSGPPQTIFKDGETLKSFRLEPPRIVRFQQKIEHMMGRSLSKVCLTEEELAAEIAQTLREERAEP is encoded by the coding sequence ATGGACATCAAACTTCAACAAATAAGCTATGCCTATGCACAGGGGACACCTTTTGAAAAACGGGCATTATTCGATGTAGACTTTGACATTCCATCCCATACTTATCAGGCAATTATAGGTCATACGGGTTCTGGGAAATCAACCATACTTCAGCATTTTAATGCACTTCTAAGACCTACTTCAGGAGAAGTACATATAGGGGATCGCCTGATTGTAGCTGGGAAAAAAGCAAAGGATTTAAAAGCTGTAAGACAAAAGGTCGGTATTGTCTTTCAATTCCCTGAGCATCAACTATTTGAAGAAACAGTGTTAAAGGATATTATGTTTGGGCCAATGAACTTTGGTGTATCAGAGAAGGAGGCTGAAGCGCGTGCAAGAGAACTTGTCAGCTTAGTTGGATTACCGAACAACGTGCTTGAGAAGTCTCCGTTTGATTTATCAGGTGGTCAAATGCGCCGAGTGGCAATTGCGGGTGTTTTGGCGATGGATCCAGAGGTAATAGTGTTGGATGAACCAACAGCTGGACTTGATCCACGAGGTCAAAAAGAGATCATGGATATGTTTTATCAACTCCATCAAGATCGTCGTCTTACAACGATTCTTGTCACACATAGTATGGAGGATGCGGCTCGATATGCAGATAATATTGTAATCATGCATGAAGGAAAAAATGTCTTAAGTGGACCACCACAAACTATTTTTAAAGATGGTGAAACATTAAAGAGTTTCCGCTTAGAGCCACCACGTATTGTCCGCTTTCAACAGAAGATTGAGCACATGATGGGTCGGTCCTTGTCAAAGGTTTGCTTGACGGAAGAGGAACTCGCTGCTGAAATTGCTCAAACGCTTAGAGAGGAGCGTGCAGAGCCATGA